The following are from one region of the Verrucomicrobiaceae bacterium genome:
- a CDS encoding DUF1553 domain-containing protein, whose amino-acid sequence MTSPDNPRFAMTIANRLWKRAFGIGIKEPVTDLDDPAASVNPALLHHLASEMVRLKFDMKQFMRLLYNTQAYQREATSYDIADGGPYLFPGPVLRRMSAEQAWDSCATLVVGADVDKFHAHRGETYSKVMKVNFGEDATKESIVADIAKSRSGMRQYGGAKSAPKKNKKKRPMQAANTDGDDSVEITPPIRNGLVLARASELPQPEKDQHFLRMFGQSDRQIADSSSDEGSIPKCSCS is encoded by the coding sequence ATGACCTCGCCGGACAATCCGCGCTTTGCCATGACCATCGCCAATCGCCTGTGGAAGCGGGCCTTCGGCATCGGCATCAAAGAACCCGTCACCGACCTCGACGACCCCGCCGCCAGTGTGAACCCTGCCCTACTCCACCACCTCGCCAGTGAGATGGTGCGGCTGAAGTTCGACATGAAGCAGTTCATGCGCCTGCTCTACAACACCCAGGCCTATCAGCGGGAAGCCACCAGCTACGACATCGCCGACGGCGGCCCCTACCTCTTCCCCGGCCCCGTTTTGCGCCGCATGAGCGCCGAGCAGGCCTGGGACTCCTGCGCCACCCTCGTCGTCGGCGCCGACGTGGACAAATTCCACGCCCATCGCGGCGAGACTTACTCCAAAGTCATGAAAGTGAACTTCGGCGAAGACGCCACCAAAGAAAGCATCGTCGCCGACATCGCCAAAAGCCGCTCAGGCATGCGCCAATATGGCGGAGCCAAATCAGCGCCCAAAAAGAACAAAAAGAAGCGCCCCATGCAGGCCGCCAACACCGACGGCGACGACAGCGTCGAAATCACACCGCCCATCCGCAACGGCCTCGTCCTCGCCCGCGCCAGCGAACTACCGCAGCCGGAAAAAGACCAGCACTTCCTCCGCATGTTCGGCCAGAGCGACCGCCAGATCGCCGACAGCAGCAGCGACGAAGGCAGCATCCCCAAGTGCTCATGCTCATGA